CCACAATTAGATTACACACTTTGTTCTTGATAGAACAATGTGTCTTGAACAAATTCTTGCGCTGCCCTTCGTCTTTGGATGCTAGTAACATTCGCTGCAACACAAAATTTACCCTCTCATCAGATTCTTCCACCGCAAACTCAACATCGGCATACTCATCGTTCTTAACTGTAGAATCTTCTCTTTCCTCATCTTCCTCCCTTTCTTCCACAACAGCAGCGACTCTTCTTGTTGGACAAACATTTGATTTGTGGCCTCTTCCGTTACAACGATAACATGTGTCTATAGCGGGTCtagcatatggattatttggcctCTGAATTGGTGCTTTACCATGCTGCACACTGCTAGAGCTGCTAGCCCCCTTATTCTCAAGATTGGAATCCCGAAgtgttgcattcttttccttgtcACCTGCTGATTCACAGTTACTTTGGGGTGAGTACCTTTCAATAGACGAGAAATTTCGAGGGGATTTCTCCATCAATTCTGCCTTCAAAGCCAAACTAGATGCTTCAGCTACGGTCCATACAGTCTGTAAACCCATCTTCTCCTGCAAGGATCCCTTTAGGCCACTGATGTATCGAGCCACTTTCTGGCTTTCTGATTCTCCCAATTCATTGCGCTCCGAAAACCGCAGGAACTCAGCTGTGTATTCAGTCACGGTTCTCTTGCCCTGAACACACTCAATGTACATCTTATAAAGAATTTGTTCATAATCTTCCGGTAAAAACCGCTCCAGcatcaattgtttcattcttCGCCAAGTTCTGACTGGCCCCTTTCTTTGCCTCTGCCtttgaacaacaagtttatcccacCAGACAGCTGCAGTACTTTTAAGCCTGATCGCAACCATCTTGACTTGCTTGTTCTCAGGGACACCCATAACGTCGAAGAACCTATCGACGTCGATCTGCCAATCAAGAAACTCCTCCACTCCCATCGTTCCGTAGAACAATGGAATATCAGCCTTCACTCGATAGTCATGGTTGTTCTGTAGATTCCCACGATTATCCTCTTCATCGTGAGGTTCTTCTTCATCAGAACTCGAATCTTCGACACAGTTTCCACCCCGTAGAACCCTAATTGGTTCCTCTCTCCTGTCTCTTCGCCGATTCCTATTATTGTTGGCGTTGTTCGCCTGATTTGCTAAATTCGCCATCTGTTCAGTCAAAGCAGTTAGAGCCGCGGTAAAAGCCGTGGTAATTCCCTCAAGATCTGCTTTGGTCACCGGTTGATCCGCCATAGTTGTCAAGCTACGAAAAGAACAGGAGaaaacctgctctgatgccaactgacgcagtcggaagccgcccaaaggaatagcaagcgctaaaccttgaatgaaaacagggttgcaagcgcaaaccctatagataagctctggagtccaccaggaataaagaaaactttggattctatataataaaagagataatccttatggctatgccaaaggtctttaaatacataaaacaaataaaccctattgggccttatgggcttttaatccaaaacaaaattaaataaaacaaataaaatagaaattgcttaaatattaaaactaaaattgcttaaatattaaaatgctttccgacgttcgatttcttctttgatacgcaCAATCCTCCTACATCAGATCTCATACTCCAAATCCTAAATATGTTTGTGTTTTAAATTATGACCGTCTTTCTACTTCCTATGTGTCTTTTGTGTCTGCTTTGGATTTTGTGTCTATTCCTAAGTCTACAGGTGAAGCTATGACTGATCCCAATTGGCGTCAGGCGATGATGGAAGAAATGGTTGCATTGCATTCAAATAACACTTGGGATATTGTTACTTTACCTTCCGACAAAACTACAGTAGGATGTCGATGGGTTTATACAGTAAAGGTTGGACCAGATGGTAAAATCGATCGTTTTAAAGCTCGTTTGGTAGCCAAAGGATATACACAGATATTTGGTCTTGATTATGGTGACACTTTTTCTCCAGTGGCCAAGATTAGTTCAGTCCGTCTCTTCCTTGCAATGGCTGCTATTAATCATTGGCCGCTTCATCAATTAGACATTAAAAATGCCTTTTTACATGGAGAATTGGAGGAGGAAGTATATATGGACCAACCTCCAGGTTTTACCGTTCCCGGCAATTCTAGACTTGTCTGTAGGCTTCGTCGGTCTCTTTATGGGCTGAAACAGTCTCCACGTGCTTGGTTTGGTCGCTTCAGCTCTGCCTTGATACAATTTGGTATGACTAGATGTGAATCAGATCACTcggttttctttcttctttcctctACCGGTCAACGCATCTTTCTTgtggtctatgttgatgacattgttATCACTGGAGATGATACAGAGGGTATCCAACGGCTCAAAACGCATCTTTTCAACAACTTTCAGACAAAAGATTTGGGTCCACTCAGATACTTCTTGGGTATTGAAGTTGCTCATTCCTCGTCAGGCATTGCAATTAACCAACGTAAGTATGCATTAGACATCCTCAATGAAACTGGTATGCTTGATTGTCGTCCTATTGATACTCCTATGGATCCCAACGTCAAGCTACTTCCGGGTCAGGGGGAGCTGTTGAAAGACCCGGGAAGATATCGACGTCTAGTGGGTAGACTCAATTATCTTACCGTCACCAGACCAGATATTACTTTTGCAGTGAGCATTGTGAGTCAATTTCTGAATGCTCCTTGTGATACTCATTGGAATGCAATTATTCGGATTCTCAGATATATAAAGAATGCACCAGGAAGAGGCCTATtatatgaagataagggtgatgcTAAAATCACGTGTTATTCCGATGCAGATTGGGCAGGATCACCGTCGGATAGGAGATCCACTTCTGGATATTGTGTTCTTATTGGAGGAAATATGATCTCATGGAGGAGCAAGAAACAAAACACAGTTGCACTATCTAGTGCTGAAGCTGAATATCGTGTTATGGCAGCAGCATCAAAGGAACTTGCGTGGCTCAAGAATTTACTCTCTGAACTTAAGTTGGGAGACCTTCAGGACACAAGACTCATATGCGACAATCAAGCGGCACTTCACATTGTATCCAATCCGGTATTCCATGAACGGACCAAACACATAGAAATAGATTGTCACTATGTAAGGGAAAAAGTACTATCAGGAGAAATAACCACAGAGTTCGTCAAATCTGAAGATCAATTGGCTGATATGTTTACCAAGTCTCTTAAGGGTTCTCGAGTGAATTATATTTGTAACAAGCTCGGATCATACGATATATACGATCcggcttgagggggagtgttgagaatcggTTACAAATCAATTAGTATTGATTTGTATTCAATTAGTCATAAGTGTAAATTATATCATTACCTATTGTGTATACATATTTTGCATATAAATATACAGTATGTGTGATCATATTCGACACACAGAAATACAATCACAACATCCACGTTGCCGTGAAAGCTACATATAGTAGCTTCTTTGTTTTCACGTTTACAATGCATTGGGACGCGAGAATGCCAACACAAACGTAGTATATTGATTATAGCATATATGCAGGACAATGGATGAGGAATAATCTCTTCAAGAAAATGGAAAATATTACTGAACGGATAAAATGTGAGTCCCACTAGAGAGCACCCTACTGATGTGAAAACAACTCACATTCAGTCCTTAATTCCTACTCACGTATTGCCTGCCATTTTCTTCTCTTGCCCCTTATTATTGGATTCTCCTTTGCATACCAATCATGATCCTCCAATCCTGGCTTGTCATCTGTACATTCTGTTATTCTTGCCTCCTGCGAACCTATttcaatttctttcccttccagCTGTCCTTCTAGAACTAGTGCCATTTCATTCACATTTCCCTCTTACCCTTCCTCTTATACACATACTTAACTGGTGGCCTATcacaaattaattttaaaaagagataaaaaaaagatGCATTTGCATGCCTCTAAGTCACAAGCGAGGACACAAGAGAACCGAGAGGGTCACAGAGAGAAAAACATATTACATCTCTGGTTTACGGCGATGAACCAGCAACAGTGGAGGCTATTAGTTGCAGACCACAAAAAGGAAAGACAACAGACATGTTTAAGAGAGAAGGTTGTACGCCAGTGTGAGAGAAGCCGCGTGAAGCAGAATTTGGTCAGGGTTTTTCTTAAACAAAAAAAAGGGTATTGGAAttggaagaaaagaagaaagggaGTTTGCAACCAGGTTGCATGAAGACGATGATTACCTTGTGATCAGCGGAGAGAAAAAGAGGGGAGAAGGAGTCGAGTATTCGAGAATGGAGCGAAGGGTTGGCAAGTTCATGCGCAAATTTGTTCTTCCTAAGAATGCTAATGCTGATGCTGTTTCTGCTATCTGTCAAGATGGAGTGCTTAGTGTTACTGTTCAGAAATTGCCTCCTCCTCCTCAACCTAAGAACCATAAAAGAACTATTCAGGTTACCATTGCTTGAAACATGTTCATTCAATGATGTTTTTCTTTCTTAGGATCATTTTAGTAAGTTTTTTGAATTGATTGATGCCCTAGAAAGTAATGTTTttgtttattgattatgatttGTTTGTCTTATATTCGGCTTGTGACAATTTATTTGTGTTATTATGTTTGTCTACCTGTTTGAATTTTGTTAGTTCTTAAATCTCTTGTGCAGTGCATTTTGTTAGGATTGCTCTGAAAACCAAAAGTCGAACTGATTTTAAGTTTTTAACGACATGGTTCACTAACTTGACCCCTTTGTCTTAGAACAGTTCCTGTCGAATTGAACTGTTTCTCTTTAAGCATTGAAAGGTGCATTTCGTAGTcttttttgaatatatttttaacTCGTTACATATTAACAATCATTATTTTTACAAGAATAGTAAGAATCAAGGAGTGATGTTTCCTTGTGTTGCCTTAATTACAATCTCTTCGGTGGTGGCACCACCGATTATCTCGCTAGCCCTCTTCAATCCAACACATTGATATTGTCCTATAGGATCCTGAATTTCAACAAAAAGCTTCAATTCactaaaaaaactcaaaatcgTCATCATAATATACTATATGTCACACACTACTAATCGAACCCGTGCAGATGCGTGGGACAATTCATTTATAACTGAAAATAGGTAATGTATGTATATCTGATAACTTAGTAGTGCATAATTCTTTGAAAATAGAAGCAAACTCACCCACCCGAGTAACAATTCCCAGCTTCTCAAGTTTATGAACCGCATCGTCTACATCAAAATTGCAACTCTCATTGAATTCTTTTCTGAGAAGTTCTTCACACCTTCGATCCAGTTCCTTAACTCACATATAGCTTATATTATAAACACCAACCATAGAATAGAACTCACTCTTGATTGTTTCTTCAAATTAGAATCAAAATATTGActtatatatatgtatacatatacCTGTCTTGTAGCTTCTCCTTGTTTCATCAGAATAAAGAATGAAATCACTACCTCTTTCACCTGTACATTAAGTAATTCAAATAAGCACTTATTTTAACATGTTTGGATTATGCAAAAGTTGTTTCTCCAATAATCTAATCACTAATTTCTTACTTCTTGTTGAATGACATCATCACATAAATGGAGAAGTGTTCCTCTTCCACTGTCGAGTTGTTTTTCATACATCGACTGTGTAATCATATCTTGATATGTGGCCAAATTTTGTTGAAACCTATATTAAGTTAAATACAATTACTAGTTGTTTTGTTTGTTAAATAGATTCATCAAAGACATGTTGAATGTGGATATTAATAATGCGAACAGTTAGTTAGTTAAACATGCTTACGTGAAGTATGTTTTAACACAATAACCGACAACGGTAGAAAAAACGGCCCCAATAACCCTCAAATCGGCTGTAGCTGCTTGAAGTGAACTAACTACAGCTACCTATGAAGGAGAAATTAAACTTGTTTAATGAATGGATTAGTTTGTTAAACTCTTTGGTTAATATACTCGGTTAGTGTCGGTGAAAGAAAACTAACCAACCCAACTATAGCAGATCCAAGAAACTTCACCCAATCCATAGGAGTCAGGCCAGGATTTTTCTTTTCTGGCTGTCAAGCAACAACTAAAGATTATTAGCACCTAGCAGGATTCGGACTTGAGATCTTGAGTGAAGCACATTCCTCAAAACTCGAGCCTTCGCCAACAAGTCAACTTTTGGGGATTATCAAAGTTCACAACATAACTGCGAACACTAACaataaaatgtttttgaaatgcTTTATAATTGTGATAACTCACAAGAACGATTTCCATGTCGGCCATTGGGATGTTTCTGAAATGCTTCACGAAAATTCCTCTGTCTGGTTTTGAATTGGAACTCGCTCGCCTACAAAGGATgactgtattttcaaaaagaacatttttttgtAGTATTCTATACACAATATATATACCTGTAAACAACAATGATCCTATCAAATGTAGGTTCTTGGATTGTTGTCTTGCTTAGCAAACTACCAAAACTGAAAATTACAACAAATAATTTCATAAGTGACAAGCTATGAAGTACAGCGGACAGCAGAAACACGACACTGACACGGACAGACTCTTTTCAGAGGTGTTGGTGCTATAAAGGTGACAagtttctattttcttataaaacTAAGTGTAGAATCAATTGAACATGAACTAAAGCAACTACAACAAGACCTCAATGGCATCTTTTCAAGGCGTATCCGGTCATATAcatcatcttgataagcttcttCTTCTGATGAGTTTATTTTTTTGTCCTTCTTTGGATCTAGTTTTTTACCATGTCTTTTCGATCTTTTTGCTACTAGTTTTTCCAACCTGCAAAGACGTATATTAATTTTAGTGTCGGTAAATTTTCAATTACGAGTTTCTTAATTATATTACCCGAGTGTTCTTAGTAGAAATGCCCAGAAACGTGCGATGAGCATGTCCACTTTCTCCATTATAAAGTAATCCGTCGTTTGATCGATTCCAATTCCGCGCCGAAAGATTATATACTAAAATAATGAAGTTGTTAATATGTAGTTTGAAGAATTTGACAATCTTCTAGCAGCATCATGCTTTGATTCATGTTTTTGGTTATTTGAGATGAAGTTTTCTTGATGTTAATAATTATATAGTTTTGAACTATGAAGTATGAACACCATAAATACGACACTGATATGTGATAgtgataataatttgaaaaaataataattagaaaaaataaaaaaattaaacgtaatcacaagtgtTGATGTCGGTTTCAGATAGCAAGATAGCAATACTGATACCGACACACCTTTTTATAAAGGTGTCGGTGTTAGAGGTTTTGAAGTATTACCTTTTCATGAAAATCTGGAAGGTTATTATAGGGATGtgcttcaaaatattttttcaaaagcttATTGTCAAGCTACATTCAATGACAAAAAGAAACAGATTAGCAGCTGCTAAAAGCACATTAAGTAACTAATCATAAAAAGAGTTGTAAACCTTAGATTCATTAACAGTGATTGGAAGATTTAGAAGATACTGTCCAGAAAGTGCAACATTAATTTCATCATCAGTTGCAATATTGAAGTTGCTCTTTTTCATTACCTaagtaaagaatcaaacaatcttatattatatataaattaaatgcaTTAGTTTATATTATGTAAATTATTGAAGCATCCAAAATACCTCAAAAAGATAGGTCAAGAATTTTTGTTCAAGTACATCTATTTCTTTAGAAGTTAAGCCCTTTTGTTCCAACTTTTGGGCACTAGAGACGGGATCAAAGAGTGAATGCAGTTGCTGTTACAAAAATGCATGAAGTAATTAATTAACTCCAAAGTAGGGGGTGGCAAACAGAGATATCTGTATGCTCCGTTTAGGCCTGTCCAGCGAAAACTCGCAAAAAAACAACGGAGTGAGCGTATTAAGACATAAAACTTTGGATTGACCCGCAAATAAATGGGGGTAGGGCGGTTATGCGTGCCTTGCAAAGTAAAAATTGCACAAATTCTCATTAATATACGCGTTTGTAAAAACCCGTAAAAATGAAGTGGAGTGGGACGAATATATTAAAGTGTTGATTTAAAACTTTGACCCGCCCTGCAAAAATATGTGAGCAAAAGAGGCTGTCCGACAGACCAACTCCGTTTTGCCACCCAGGGCATGTTCAACAAACCAGCCTCGTTTTGCCACCCTACTCCAAACACATTGTTCTAGCTATATGATATTTGAAAATGgtcgagaaaataaataataCCAACATATCCTCAAATTGTAGATGATACCAAGCTCTAATTGTATATTCAATTCTTTTGCACAGCTTCAAAAACTCGTCTCCATCGGCACTATGCTCTATATCCAAAGTCACAATGTTAGTATCCTCGTATCGTGTGTATCTTCATCatattttgaaagatagtgaATAGTTATCCATGACGCATCTGATGCCCGACATATTAGTGTCAAACACCAATACAATAATGAGACATGTGATTATATACTATTGTGTTATTAATGTCAATGTGTCGATATTATTGTCATGTGTGAATATTTCATAGATAAAATGCAATCTCTACTATTAAGGACAAATAGAACGACAAATAGAACGCCAACACTGATATGTTAACaatagaaataattttaaaaaatgaataaattgaatataatcacaagTGTTTTTGTGCCATGTCGTGTCCAATAGGAAGACACATTTACTTCAGAAGCCTAGGTGGTACATAGTATCACTATATAGATAGTAGAAAAAAGAAGCATAGGGAGACATACTCATAAGATTAACCATTGAGACGAAGAGCCTAGGTTTCAGAATTGGAATGACGGATTCACGTTCAATTCGAATCACATCTTTCTTTTTGGCTCCTTCTAAGCTTGAATCTGCCATTTTTCTTTCAACTTGAACCAAAAATTGAAAGATGAATTAATGGGTGATAAAGGGATATAAAATGGTACATGAAGAAAGAAAAGGATCTAAGAaacttgaatgaaattgaaacaaAAACATCATGGAATTAGATTCTTGCTTTGCGGAAAATGCACAAAAATGTTCCTAACTGTTTAAACTACCActagtgtaacacccgtatattttagtttttaatttaaatggaaatttaattaataattagaattattggtgacttgtaggatttaattggaaaaggatggtttatggtgttgggccatgtgtgatgttaaggaatgagggggtgttatgttagtaaaggtcttattccaattaaaatttattttataaaataataagaattgggaataagggaaaggaacgtgaaaagcagagcagaagagatgagggattggaaagctagcacgtgaagaggagcaattgagggagagaccaatcaagaactctttggctaaggtaaggggggactctccggttatcatctattatcgtgttcttagataataatattgattagggatgttgttgagtcaattggattatatgttaggtttagggaggttatgaatt
This window of the Vicia villosa cultivar HV-30 ecotype Madison, WI unplaced genomic scaffold, Vvil1.0 ctg.000911F_1_1, whole genome shotgun sequence genome carries:
- the LOC131632157 gene encoding uncharacterized protein LOC131632157 isoform X1, with protein sequence MADSSLEGAKKKDVIRIERESVIPILKPRLFVSMVNLMKHSADGDEFLKLCKRIEYTIRAWYHLQFEDMLQLHSLFDPVSSAQKLEQKGLTSKEIDVLEQKFLTYLFEVMKKSNFNIATDDEINVALSGQYLLNLPITVNESKLDNKLLKKYFEAHPYNNLPDFHEKYIIFRRGIGIDQTTDYFIMEKVDMLIARFWAFLLRTLGLEKLVAKRSKRHGKKLDPKKDKKINSSEEEAYQDDVYDRIRLEKMPLSFGSLLSKTTIQEPTFDRIIVVYRRASSNSKPDRGIFVKHFRNIPMADMEIVLPEKKNPGLTPMDWVKFLGSAIVGLVAVVSSLQAATADLRVIGAVFSTVVGYCVKTYFTFQQNLATYQDMITQSMYEKQLDSGRGTLLHLCDDVIQQEVKEVVISFFILMKQGEATRQELDRRCEELLRKEFNESCNFDVDDAVHKLEKLGIVTRDPIGQYQCVGLKRASEIIGGATTEEIVIKATQGNITP
- the LOC131632157 gene encoding uncharacterized protein LOC131632157 isoform X2; translation: MADSSLEGAKKKDVIRIERESVIPILKPRLFVSMVNLMKHSADGDEFLKLCKRIEYTIRAWYHLQFEDMLQLHSLFDPVSSAQKLEQKGLTSKEIDVLEQKFLTYLFEVMKKSNFNIATDDEINVALSGQYLLNLPITVNESKLDNKLLKKYFEAHPYNNLPDFHEKYIIFRRGIGIDQTTDYFIMEKVDMLIARFWAFLLRTLGLEKLVAKRSKRHGKKLDPKKDKKINSSEEEAYQDDVYDRIRLEKMPLSFGSLLSKTTIQEPTFDRIIVVYRRASSNSKPDRGIFVKHFRNIPMADMEIVLPEKKNPGLTPMDWVKFLGSAIVGLVAVVSSLQAATADLRVIGAVFSTVVGYCVKTYFTFQQNLATYQDMITQSMYEKQLDSGRGTLLHLCDDVIQQEVKEVVISFFILMKQGEATRQELDRRCEELLRKEFNESCNFDVDDAVHKLEKLGIVTRVGSYRTISMCWIEEG